The following are from one region of the Megachile rotundata isolate GNS110a chromosome 15, iyMegRotu1, whole genome shotgun sequence genome:
- the LOC105663497 gene encoding uncharacterized protein LOC105663497 isoform X1 encodes MKFDLQQNMKIFRKREWKQLNGLAVHCDAITRGKLNGAHQRIVTLQRFSYLRKKGKKSRTRKQHYGKTWLCQRKRSKEISLHPLRVTIVSVNCESKQLRVLVNCNTKGWFLNRGLNRQLNFGQIEINCFCFRHSNAA; translated from the exons ATGAAG TTTGATTTGCAGCAGAACATGAAGATCTTCCGGAAAAGAGAATGGAAACAGTTAAACGGACTCGctg TCCATTGCGATGCAATTACACGTGGAAAGTTGAACGGGGCTCACCAGAGAATTGTCACGTTACAACGTTTCAGTTACCTTCGTAAAAAAGGAAAGAAGTCTCGTACACGAAAGCAGCATTACGGGAAAACGTGGTTATGTCAAAGGAAAAGGTCAAAGGAAATTTCTCTTCATCCTTTACGAGTGACTATCGTGTCGGTGAACTGTGAAAGTAAACAATTACGTGTTCTGGTTAATTGTAACACTAAGGGATGGTTTCTCAATCGTGGTTTAAACAGACAATTAAACTTCGGTCAAATTGAGATAAATTGCTTTTGTTTTAGGCATTCAAACGCGGCTTAA
- the LOC105663497 gene encoding uncharacterized protein LOC105663497 isoform X2, with translation MKQNMKIFRKREWKQLNGLAVHCDAITRGKLNGAHQRIVTLQRFSYLRKKGKKSRTRKQHYGKTWLCQRKRSKEISLHPLRVTIVSVNCESKQLRVLVNCNTKGWFLNRGLNRQLNFGQIEINCFCFRHSNAA, from the exons ATGAAG CAGAACATGAAGATCTTCCGGAAAAGAGAATGGAAACAGTTAAACGGACTCGctg TCCATTGCGATGCAATTACACGTGGAAAGTTGAACGGGGCTCACCAGAGAATTGTCACGTTACAACGTTTCAGTTACCTTCGTAAAAAAGGAAAGAAGTCTCGTACACGAAAGCAGCATTACGGGAAAACGTGGTTATGTCAAAGGAAAAGGTCAAAGGAAATTTCTCTTCATCCTTTACGAGTGACTATCGTGTCGGTGAACTGTGAAAGTAAACAATTACGTGTTCTGGTTAATTGTAACACTAAGGGATGGTTTCTCAATCGTGGTTTAAACAGACAATTAAACTTCGGTCAAATTGAGATAAATTGCTTTTGTTTTAGGCATTCAAACGCGGCTTAA
- the LOC105663497 gene encoding uncharacterized protein LOC105663497 isoform X3, with the protein MKNMKIFRKREWKQLNGLAVHCDAITRGKLNGAHQRIVTLQRFSYLRKKGKKSRTRKQHYGKTWLCQRKRSKEISLHPLRVTIVSVNCESKQLRVLVNCNTKGWFLNRGLNRQLNFGQIEINCFCFRHSNAA; encoded by the exons ATGAAG AACATGAAGATCTTCCGGAAAAGAGAATGGAAACAGTTAAACGGACTCGctg TCCATTGCGATGCAATTACACGTGGAAAGTTGAACGGGGCTCACCAGAGAATTGTCACGTTACAACGTTTCAGTTACCTTCGTAAAAAAGGAAAGAAGTCTCGTACACGAAAGCAGCATTACGGGAAAACGTGGTTATGTCAAAGGAAAAGGTCAAAGGAAATTTCTCTTCATCCTTTACGAGTGACTATCGTGTCGGTGAACTGTGAAAGTAAACAATTACGTGTTCTGGTTAATTGTAACACTAAGGGATGGTTTCTCAATCGTGGTTTAAACAGACAATTAAACTTCGGTCAAATTGAGATAAATTGCTTTTGTTTTAGGCATTCAAACGCGGCTTAA